A part of Salvelinus alpinus chromosome 23, SLU_Salpinus.1, whole genome shotgun sequence genomic DNA contains:
- the fam49ba gene encoding CYFIP-related Rac1 interactor B, producing MGNLIKVLTRDIDNNAGNFFLDFENAQPTEAERAIWEQVNEVLMEALAILDDLQSYNGAGEEIRQAIQNPSEDQVQERAWAAVVPLVGKLKKFYEFSLRLEGSLHGLLKALTSARCSPTQHLEQEQALARQFAEILHFTLRFDELKMTNPAIQNDFSYYRRTLNRMRINNVAAEEENEVNNELANRMSLFYANATPMLKTLSDATTKFVSDNTDLPIENTTDCLCTMASVCKVMLETPEYRSRFASEDTVSFCLRVMVGVIILYDYVHPAGAFVKSSKIEMKGCIKVLKDQPQSSVEGLLNALRYTTKHLNDETTSKQIKNMLQVN from the exons ATGGGGAACCTGATCAAGGTGTTGACCAGGGACATAGACAACAATGCAGGGAATTTCTTCCTGGACTTTGAGA ATGCCCAGCCTACAGAGGCAGAGAGGGCAATATGGGAGCAGGTGAACGAGGTACTGATGGAGGCTCTGGCTATCCTAGATGACCTGCAATCCTACAACGGAGCAGGAGAAGAGATACGACAG GCGATACAGAACCCAAGTGAGGACCAGGTACAGGAGCGAGCCTGGGCTGCTGTGGTCCCACTGGTCGGGAAACTAAAGAAGTTCTATGAGTTCTCTCTGAGGTTGG AGGGGTCATTGCATGGTCTCCTGAAGGCTCTGACGAGCGCTCGCTGCAGTCCCACCCAGCATCTGGAGCAGGAGCAGGCATTGGCTAGACAGTTTGCAGAGATTCTGCATTTCACCCTGCGCTTCGATGAGCTCAAG ATGACGAACCCTGCCATCCAGAATGATTTCAGCTACTACAGGAGAACCCTCAACCGCATGCGCATCAACAATGTTGCC gcagaggaggagaacgaagtcAACAACGAGCTGGCCAATCGGATGTCTCTGTTCTACGCCAATGCCACGCCCATGCTGAAAACGCTAAGCGACGCTACAACAAAGTTTGTTTCAGAC AACACAGATCTACCCATTGAAAACACAACGGACTGCTTGTGCACGATGGCCAGCGTATGCAAAGTCATGCTGGAAACGCC GGAATACCGTAGCCGTTTTGCCAGCGAGGATACTGTGTCCTTCTGTTTGCGTGTGATGGTGGGAGTGATCATTCTTTATGACTATGTTCACCCTGCTGGAGCCTTCGTCAAGTCCTCCAAGATCGAG ATGAAAGGGTGCATCAAAGTCTTAAAGGATCAGCCTCAAAGCAGTGTGGAAGGCCTGCTAAACGCTCTCAG GTACACAACAAAACATCTGAATGACGAGACTACCTCCAAGCAAATCAAAAATATGTTGCAAGTTAACTGA